Within Gilvibacter sp. SZ-19, the genomic segment CAAAAAAACCTTCAAAAAATAGACGAGCTACTCTTTGAAGGTTTTAACCCAGATTTAGATTTTTCTATTAGAAATTCCTTACGTTAATCCAGTAATATGGTTCCACTTCTTCCATTCCAAGACCAAGTTCCAGAAGCTACCTCTGTACAACTTAGATCTACATAAGCTTGCACGCCAGGAACTGCTCCATTTATCGTAGAACCTAGATTCCAGGTCAAATTGTTGCCTAAAATATCAGTGGTCTGACCAAAGGCTGCGATCTCATCTACAGCTGTTGGCCCAACTAGAGGTAAATCCAATACCGTAGGTCCAAGCGTGAAAGGCGCATAAGTCCCAGCAGGAATCACCCCACAACCCGAAGCTGTAAAACTCTCTTGAGAGGTGTCGTTGAACATACGTCCATCTGGAGTACCATTGTCGTAACAAATGACCAATTCGTCAATATTATCGACAGTAATAGTAAAGGTAAACGGAGGAAACGGTATGGGCTGTGTTATGTCTGAGGTAGAGGTGCTGATAAAATCCCATGTACCGGCAAAGCTTGAATCCGCAGTATCTACAAAAGTTCCTAGCGATACCGTGGCTCTGCTCGCGGCCTCATCCTTAACTAACAGAATGTGTATCGGTCTACTTTCCAGATCAGAACCCAAGACAATAACATTTTCTTTGTCTGATACGTCAATGGTAAAGAAAGCATTGTCCGATTTAAATCGATATTGCGCATCTCCCAAGGCTTGTCCCTCAAAATACAGTGACTTGCCATTATCTAAGGCAACTACTGCCAGCGGTGTGTCCGCGTCAGTTATACTGACAATCAGTTCCCCGTGGTATTTTGTATCCGCAGACACAAAAATACCGCGATACATACCCAGATTGGTACCATCTAAAGTGGCGTCTGGAGTGGCGACACTAAGAGCTGCAAACTTTGCACTGTTAATTGCCTGGTTCTCTAAAGCTGGTTGCGGTTGTTCTGCACATGCCAATAGCAAGGCAGCGGCACATAGGCCGAGAAATTTTCTTTTCATAGGTGAGGTTTTAAAAAAATTGGTTACTCAAAAGTTTTTAGCGTGCTGGTTATGATACTTACACAATCCAACAACTGCTCTTTATTCATTACCAATGGGGGAGCGAAACGTATAATGTTTCCATGGGTAGGCTTGGCCAATAGGCCGTTATCTCGAAGTGCCAAGCAAATGTTCCAAGCGGTGTCTCCTTCTTCGTGATCGTCTATGACAATGGCGTTAAGTAGACCTTTTCCACGTACTAGCTTGACTATCTTACTGTTTGCAATATACTTATTCATTTCTGAACGGAACAACTCTCCTAGCTGAAAAGCGTTTTCAGCGAGTTCTTCTTCTTGTATAACCTCTAGTGCGGCCATGGCAACGGCTGCAGCAATTGGATTCCCGCCAAAGGTGGAACCGTGGTTTCCTGGACGAATCACGTTCATGATATCGTCATTGGCTAATACAGCCGAAACCGGGTATACACCACCGCTTAAGGCTTTTCCTAAGATCAGCATGTCTGGCTTCACTTCTGGAGTTCCGCTACAGTTCTTATCGGAACAACTGCAATTCCCGCAGGTAGCCAGCAAGCGTCCGGTTCTAGCAATACCGGTCTGAACCTCGTCTGCGATAAAAAGAACATTATTGGCCTCACATAGGGCTTTGGCCTTTTTTAAATAATCGGCAGCAGGGACATAGACTCCAGCCTCGCCTTGAATTGGCTCTACCAAGAAACCGGCAATTTTATCATTGTCTTTCAACACCGCTTCTAAGGCGTCAATGTCGTCATAAGGTATCTTGATGAATCCTTGTGTATAAGGGCCAAAGTTCTTGCGCGCCACAGGATCATTTGAAAAAGAGATGATCGTAGTTGTACGGCCGTGGAAGTTGTTTTCACAAACCACAATTTGCGCCTCATTCTCGGCAATACCTTTTTTCTCATAAGCCCATTTGCGACAGATCTTAACAGCAGTCTCAACGGCTTCTGCACCCGTGTTCATCGGAAGCAATTTATCGAATCCGAAGAGCTCGGTAGCGTATTTTTCGTAACGTCCTAAAAGATCGTTGTAAAAAGCGCGCGAAGTAAGTGTCAGCGTATCTGCCTGACTTTTTAGTGCTCCGACGATCTTAGGGTGGCAGTGGCCCTGGTTAACGGCCGAATAAGCCGACAAGAAATCGTAATATTTCTTTCCTTCTACATCCCAGACATAAACACCCTCGCCTCGGGTCAATACTACTGGTAATGGGTGATAGTTGTGGGCGCCATACTTGTCTTCTAAAGCCATGGCCTCTTGCGATGTCAATCCTTGTAAAACAGACATTTTAATAATTTTTCAATTGAAACATGAGCAATTCCTTCTTGGCTAGATCTATCAGCAGGAGAGAAATCATCCTAAAGCGATAGCAAGTTACTAAATTTAGTTCGTGAGGGTTCAAAAAGTCGGCATAAAAACGTTGGAATTGTACTACTTTTGCCCCCATGGCAAGAAAACGCAACAGAATAGTATTTGAAGGTCTAGAGGTCATTGATGCAGGGGCAAAAGGAAAGGCAGTTGCCAAAGCTCCAGACGGACGTGTGGTTTTCATTGACAATGCGGTTCCCGGAGATATAGCCACAGTGCAGACCACCAAAAAACGATCTGCATACTATCACGGAACAGCCATTTCATTTGACAAGCTTTCGGACAAGCGCGTGGAACCGGCCTGTGCTTATTTTGGCACCTGTGGCGGATGCAAATGGCAAAATATGGGTTATCCCTTCCAACTGGAATACAAGCAGCGAGAAGTTACCCAGAACTTAAAGCGTCTTGGTGGCATAGAACCCAAGGAGATCATACCTATAAAGGGCTGCGACACGCCTTACTTCTATCGCAATAAAATGGAGTTCTCCTTTAGCAATAACAAATGGTTGACCCAAGAGCAGATCTCCAGCGGCGAAGCGATAGCAGATCGCAACGCTTTAGGGTTTCATATTCCGGGCATGTGGGATAAGATCTTAGACATAGATAAATGTCACTTGCAAGCGGATCCATCTAACGCGATTCGCAATTTTGTTCGCGATTTTGCCAAAGAAAAGGGCCTTGCCTTTTTTGATCCTAGAGCGCAAGAAGGGTTACTGCGGACCTTAATGATACGCAATACCAGCACAGGTGAATTTATGGTCTTGATCCAGTTCTACGACCATGATCAGGAAGCTATTAATATGGTTCTGGAGGCAGTTGCTGCGGAGTTTCCGCAGATCACCTCCCTGCTATATGTGATCAATCAGAAAGCCAATGACACGCTTTACGATCAAGACATTTTACGCTACTCAGGAAAAGAATTTATTACCGAAAAAATGGAAGGCTTGGAATTTAAGATCAATGCCAAGTCTTTTTACCAGACCAACTCCGAGCAGGCTTACGAACTCTATAAGATCGCTCGTGATTTTGCCGGACTCCAAGGTAAGGAGCTGGTATATGACCTATATACGGGCACTGGGACCATTGCACAGTTTGTTTCAAAACAAGCAGCCAAGGTTATCGGTGTAGAGGCAGTTCCAGAGGCTATTGAGGCGGCCAAAGCCAATGCCGAGCACAATAAGATCAGTAACTGTGAGTTTTATGTGGGAGACATGAAGCAGGTATTTACCGAGGAGTTTATCGCTACTCACGGACAGCCCGATGTAGTGATCACCGACCCACCACGTGACGGTATGCATAAAGATGTGGTTGCTCAGTTACTGCAATTGGAAGCGCCCAAAATTGTATATGTGAGTTGCAATAGTGCAACTCAGGCACGAGATTTGCAACTACTTGCAGAAAAATACGAGGTACAAAAGTCTCAAGCTGTAGATATGTTTCCGCAGACGCATCATGTAGAAAATGTTGTACTTTTAACCAAACGATAGTTTATTCTTTTGAAAAGAACTCTAGCACTTATTTGCTGCCTACTTTTGGCCATGGGATGTACCCGAGATGATATTTGTCCGGAAGATACCCAGACCACTCCCCTGCTAATCATAACCTTCAAGGACTTTGCAAACCGCACTTTGTCTAAGACTGTTCCAAATTTGGAAGTACGAGATGCAGAAAATTCAGAGATCGTATTGTTTAGCGTGAGCAGCACGGATTCCATAGCAATTCCCCTGCGAAACTTTGACACGCGAACCGAATTGTTGTTTGTGCGAGAGGCAGACACTACAGACACCGATGAATCCAACGCAGATCGATTCAATCTGCTTTACACTACAGAAGATATTTATTTGAATCGCGCTTGCGGATTCATTACCAATTACAATGATCTAAGTGGACAACTGATCAATGAGGAAGGTAGCAACTGGCTCTTTAGTTTTGAAGTTTTACAAACCACAATTAGCGACGACAATGCAGCGCATCTTACTCTTTTTCATTAGTCTGATGCTACTAAGCACGGCTGCAGTTTT encodes:
- a CDS encoding DUF6452 family protein, translating into MKRTLALICCLLLAMGCTRDDICPEDTQTTPLLIITFKDFANRTLSKTVPNLEVRDAENSEIVLFSVSSTDSIAIPLRNFDTRTELLFVREADTTDTDESNADRFNLLYTTEDIYLNRACGFITNYNDLSGQLINEEGSNWLFSFEVLQTTISDDNAAHLTLFH
- the rlmD gene encoding 23S rRNA (uracil(1939)-C(5))-methyltransferase RlmD yields the protein MARKRNRIVFEGLEVIDAGAKGKAVAKAPDGRVVFIDNAVPGDIATVQTTKKRSAYYHGTAISFDKLSDKRVEPACAYFGTCGGCKWQNMGYPFQLEYKQREVTQNLKRLGGIEPKEIIPIKGCDTPYFYRNKMEFSFSNNKWLTQEQISSGEAIADRNALGFHIPGMWDKILDIDKCHLQADPSNAIRNFVRDFAKEKGLAFFDPRAQEGLLRTLMIRNTSTGEFMVLIQFYDHDQEAINMVLEAVAAEFPQITSLLYVINQKANDTLYDQDILRYSGKEFITEKMEGLEFKINAKSFYQTNSEQAYELYKIARDFAGLQGKELVYDLYTGTGTIAQFVSKQAAKVIGVEAVPEAIEAAKANAEHNKISNCEFYVGDMKQVFTEEFIATHGQPDVVITDPPRDGMHKDVVAQLLQLEAPKIVYVSCNSATQARDLQLLAEKYEVQKSQAVDMFPQTHHVENVVLLTKR
- the rocD gene encoding ornithine--oxo-acid transaminase, yielding MSVLQGLTSQEAMALEDKYGAHNYHPLPVVLTRGEGVYVWDVEGKKYYDFLSAYSAVNQGHCHPKIVGALKSQADTLTLTSRAFYNDLLGRYEKYATELFGFDKLLPMNTGAEAVETAVKICRKWAYEKKGIAENEAQIVVCENNFHGRTTTIISFSNDPVARKNFGPYTQGFIKIPYDDIDALEAVLKDNDKIAGFLVEPIQGEAGVYVPAADYLKKAKALCEANNVLFIADEVQTGIARTGRLLATCGNCSCSDKNCSGTPEVKPDMLILGKALSGGVYPVSAVLANDDIMNVIRPGNHGSTFGGNPIAAAVAMAALEVIQEEELAENAFQLGELFRSEMNKYIANSKIVKLVRGKGLLNAIVIDDHEEGDTAWNICLALRDNGLLAKPTHGNIIRFAPPLVMNKEQLLDCVSIITSTLKTFE